In Streptomyces sp. NBC_00704, a genomic segment contains:
- a CDS encoding penicillin acylase family protein, with product MTTEIYRDAWGVPHLRADGPLELARLQGLVTARDRAWQLEVERHRAQGTSAAFLGPDALPWDVFARRARLDDTARRCSAALEERDPETAAWVRAYVDGVNDGLRSAGDAPEFARVALAPGRWEPWTPLAVWLATHILFAGFPAKLWRDEAARRLGPDAVGLFAADGPGSSGSNGWLVGGDRTVTGHAVIAGDPHRFVEDPGVYQQIRLACDEFDVVGLAVPGVPGIAHFGHTGAVAWAITNAMADYQDLYRERLRRTGADVEALGPDGVWRRIARHTETVRVAAGDSVEVEVLETGRGPVIVGGPEGLDDGAPLALALRYPPRVTADLGFQALLPLLRARSTADVDRALDLWAEPVNVVQAADTGGGVLHRVAGRVPVRAAANGTRLVPAWEPGHEWTGWHEPPRAGLTDGVAVMANQRGPAAGLGVEFAAPHRADRIAALLARRRRWSASDMPALHTDTHLASAAPLLERLAALDDLTGPAADLRARLLRWDRRMDAASQDAARYAALRGAVVRRLAAHPALAPLASPPAYPDVFLPWLALLPRVGFALEHLLRARELFGIDRGRLVREAVDEVAGAFAGPDAPRWGDTHRLAAWRALPGPSDEAPPLDGDHDCVLCTSAVPGWTDLAARGPAARYVWDLARREDSLWVVPFGASGLPGHPHHHDQLPLWLRGELAPVVTDWARLKKENDHG from the coding sequence GTGACGACCGAGATCTACCGCGACGCCTGGGGCGTCCCCCATCTGCGCGCGGACGGCCCCCTTGAACTCGCCCGCCTCCAGGGCCTGGTCACGGCCCGCGACCGCGCCTGGCAGCTGGAGGTCGAACGGCACCGCGCGCAGGGGACCTCGGCCGCCTTCCTCGGCCCCGACGCCCTCCCCTGGGACGTGTTCGCGCGCCGTGCCCGCCTCGACGACACGGCGAGACGCTGCTCCGCCGCGCTGGAGGAACGCGACCCGGAGACGGCGGCGTGGGTCCGGGCGTACGTCGACGGCGTCAACGACGGACTCCGGTCGGCCGGCGACGCCCCCGAGTTCGCCCGCGTCGCGCTCGCCCCCGGCCGCTGGGAACCCTGGACCCCGCTCGCCGTCTGGCTGGCCACGCACATCCTGTTCGCCGGGTTCCCCGCCAAGCTGTGGCGCGACGAGGCCGCCCGCCGCCTCGGCCCCGATGCCGTCGGCCTGTTCGCCGCCGACGGACCCGGCTCCTCCGGCAGCAACGGCTGGCTGGTCGGCGGCGACCGCACGGTCACCGGGCACGCCGTCATCGCCGGCGACCCGCACCGCTTCGTCGAGGACCCCGGCGTCTACCAGCAGATCCGCCTGGCCTGCGACGAGTTCGACGTCGTCGGCCTGGCCGTCCCCGGCGTCCCCGGCATCGCGCACTTCGGGCACACCGGCGCCGTCGCCTGGGCCATCACCAACGCCATGGCCGACTACCAGGACCTCTACCGCGAACGGCTGCGCCGCACCGGCGCGGACGTCGAGGCGCTCGGCCCGGACGGCGTCTGGCGGCGGATCGCCCGGCACACCGAGACGGTGCGCGTGGCGGCCGGGGACAGCGTCGAGGTGGAGGTGCTGGAGACCGGACGGGGGCCGGTCATCGTGGGCGGCCCGGAAGGGCTGGACGACGGCGCCCCGCTCGCCCTCGCCCTGCGCTACCCGCCCCGCGTCACCGCCGACCTCGGATTCCAGGCGCTGCTGCCGCTGCTGCGGGCCCGCAGCACCGCCGACGTCGACCGCGCCCTCGACCTGTGGGCCGAGCCGGTCAACGTCGTCCAGGCCGCCGACACCGGGGGCGGCGTGCTGCACCGGGTCGCCGGCCGGGTGCCGGTGCGCGCCGCCGCCAACGGCACGCGTCTCGTGCCCGCCTGGGAACCCGGCCACGAGTGGACCGGCTGGCACGAGCCGCCCCGCGCCGGACTGACCGACGGCGTCGCCGTGATGGCCAACCAGCGCGGCCCCGCCGCCGGCCTGGGCGTCGAGTTCGCCGCCCCGCACCGCGCCGACCGGATCGCGGCCCTGCTGGCGCGGCGCAGGCGCTGGTCCGCGTCCGACATGCCGGCCCTCCACACCGACACGCACCTCGCCTCCGCCGCCCCCCTCCTGGAGCGCCTGGCCGCCCTCGACGACCTCACCGGACCCGCCGCCGACCTGCGCGCACGACTGCTGCGCTGGGACCGCCGCATGGACGCCGCCAGCCAGGACGCGGCCCGCTACGCGGCCCTGCGCGGCGCCGTCGTCCGCCGCCTCGCCGCCCACCCGGCCCTCGCGCCCCTGGCCTCCCCGCCCGCCTACCCCGACGTCTTCCTCCCCTGGCTGGCGCTCCTCCCCCGCGTCGGCTTCGCCCTCGAACACCTGCTGCGCGCGCGGGAGTTGTTCGGGATCGACCGCGGGCGTCTGGTGCGCGAGGCCGTCGACGAGGTCGCCGGGGCCTTCGCCGGACCGGACGCCCCCCGCTGGGGCGACACCCACCGCCTCGCCGCCTGGCGGGCGCTGCCCGGCCCGTCGGACGAGGCGCCGCCTCTCGACGGCGACCACGACTGCGTGCTGTGCACCTCGGCCGTGCCCGGCTGGACCGACCTCGCCGCACGCGGCCCCGCCGCCCGTTACGTGTGGGACCTGGCCCGCCGCGAGGACAGCCTGTGGGTCGTCCCCTTCGGCGCGTCCGGCCTCCCCGGCCACCCCCACCACCACGACCAGCTCCCCCTGTGGCTGAGGGGCGAACTGGCCCCGGTCGTCACCGACTGGGCCCGGCTGAAGAAGGAGAACGACCATGGCTGA
- a CDS encoding siderophore-interacting protein, with translation MAQGRGWEGAVLRMMRAKDFTLTVTGTQDVTDRYRRLHLSDGGLLAATGVHPTMWVRLWFDNAGRPHQRAYTLVGPDPAAGSFSLEFALHDGAASDWARAAKPGDTIDATVQGTGFETPSPAPSHVLVIGDPASLPAVNSLLGDGGNALGPAPATVWFESGADDAEGLPFLTDPDRHEIRLVPRRDGGAALVERVKAELPGLLRATPDPYVWIACDTGTTRTLAAYVRKELGVPKDRLHALGYWRAG, from the coding sequence ATGGCGCAGGGGCGGGGCTGGGAGGGCGCGGTCCTCCGCATGATGCGGGCGAAGGACTTCACGCTCACCGTCACGGGCACACAGGACGTCACCGACCGCTACCGGCGGCTGCACCTCTCCGACGGCGGACTGCTCGCCGCCACCGGCGTCCACCCCACGATGTGGGTGCGGCTCTGGTTCGACAACGCGGGCCGGCCGCACCAGCGGGCCTACACCCTGGTCGGCCCCGACCCGGCGGCCGGCTCCTTCAGCCTGGAGTTCGCCCTGCACGACGGCGCCGCCAGCGACTGGGCGCGGGCGGCGAAACCCGGCGACACCATCGACGCGACCGTCCAGGGCACCGGCTTCGAAACCCCCTCCCCGGCCCCCTCCCACGTCCTCGTGATCGGCGACCCGGCCTCGCTGCCCGCCGTCAACTCCCTGCTCGGCGACGGCGGGAACGCGCTCGGCCCGGCCCCGGCGACCGTCTGGTTCGAGAGCGGCGCCGACGACGCGGAGGGCCTGCCCTTCCTCACCGACCCCGACCGGCACGAGATACGGCTCGTCCCGCGCCGCGACGGCGGCGCGGCTCTCGTCGAGCGGGTGAAGGCGGAACTGCCCGGCCTGCTGCGGGCCACCCCCGACCCGTACGTGTGGATCGCCTGCGACACCGGCACCACCCGGACGCTCGCCGCGTACGTGCGCAAGGAGCTGGGCGTCCCCAAGGACCGCCTGCACGCGCTGGGGTACTGGCGCGCGGGCTGA
- a CDS encoding HhH-GPD-type base excision DNA repair protein, with amino-acid sequence MDVTLHLSQDPEADELLGRSPLAALVGMLLDQQVPMEWAFKGPRTIADRLGADDLDAHDIAARDPDAFAALLSEKPAVHRYPGSMAKRVQQLCAYLVEHYDGDAGAVWKDVADGRELLGRLEELPGFGKQKAQIFLALLGKQLGVRPTGWREAAGAYGEPESFRSVADITGPESLTRVRAHKQEMKAAAKAAKATKAAKATTKK; translated from the coding sequence ATGGACGTCACCCTTCACCTCTCCCAGGACCCCGAGGCCGACGAGCTGCTCGGTCGCTCCCCGCTCGCCGCGCTGGTCGGGATGCTGCTGGACCAGCAGGTTCCGATGGAGTGGGCGTTCAAGGGGCCCCGCACGATCGCCGACCGGCTCGGCGCCGACGACCTGGACGCCCACGACATCGCCGCCCGCGACCCCGACGCCTTCGCCGCGCTGCTCTCCGAGAAGCCGGCCGTGCACCGCTACCCCGGCTCCATGGCCAAGCGCGTCCAGCAGCTGTGCGCGTACCTCGTCGAGCACTACGACGGCGACGCCGGGGCCGTGTGGAAGGACGTCGCCGACGGCCGCGAACTCCTCGGCCGCCTGGAGGAGCTGCCCGGCTTCGGCAAGCAGAAGGCGCAGATCTTCCTCGCGCTGCTGGGCAAGCAGCTCGGCGTGCGCCCCACGGGCTGGCGCGAGGCGGCCGGCGCCTACGGCGAACCGGAGTCCTTCCGCTCCGTCGCCGACATCACCGGCCCGGAGTCCCTGACGAGGGTGCGGGCCCACAAACAGGAGATGAAGGCGGCAGCCAAGGCCGCCAAGGCGACGAAGGCAGCCAAGGCGACGACGAAAAAGTAG
- a CDS encoding GNAT family N-acetyltransferase, translating to MADRHPPAYVHEQTVEGLGVIGLRPLDPEGDAAAVHAWVSQERAVFWGMNGLTREQVAEVYAHLATLDTHHALLAERDGVPVALLQTYEPAADRVGEVYPVQDGDIGVHVLIAPAGEHGARTGWSAALMSVFAAYVLLGLDRRRVVVDPDVRNTRAVARFLRQGFDAGPVVTLPEVDLPDVYLPEKKAQLAFLRRESVFPE from the coding sequence ATGGCTGACCGCCACCCGCCCGCGTACGTCCACGAGCAGACCGTCGAAGGGCTCGGCGTCATCGGACTGCGCCCTCTCGACCCCGAGGGCGACGCGGCGGCCGTCCACGCCTGGGTGAGCCAGGAGCGGGCCGTGTTCTGGGGCATGAACGGCCTGACGCGCGAGCAGGTCGCCGAGGTCTACGCCCACCTGGCGACGCTGGACACCCACCACGCCCTGCTGGCCGAACGGGACGGCGTCCCGGTCGCCCTGTTGCAAACCTACGAGCCCGCCGCGGACCGGGTCGGCGAGGTCTACCCGGTGCAGGACGGCGACATCGGCGTCCACGTGCTCATCGCCCCGGCCGGCGAGCACGGCGCCAGGACCGGCTGGTCGGCGGCGCTGATGAGCGTCTTCGCCGCGTACGTCCTGCTCGGCCTGGACCGGCGGCGCGTCGTGGTGGACCCCGACGTCCGCAACACCAGGGCGGTCGCCCGCTTCCTGCGGCAGGGCTTCGACGCGGGCCCGGTCGTCACGCTCCCGGAGGTCGACCTGCCCGACGTGTACCTGCCGGAGAAGAAGGCCCAACTCGCCTTCCTGCGCCGGGAGTCGGTCTTCCCCGAATGA